Proteins encoded within one genomic window of Eurosta solidaginis isolate ZX-2024a chromosome 1, ASM4086904v1, whole genome shotgun sequence:
- the LOC137238864 gene encoding LOW QUALITY PROTEIN: tetratricopeptide repeat protein 37-like (The sequence of the model RefSeq protein was modified relative to this genomic sequence to represent the inferred CDS: inserted 3 bases in 3 codons) yields the protein MPGFSAVNNLSGIYQQLKEEELNGALLSNTLKFMRSGESREVHYKLGLHYFNINKWDDAIQSFRTAIKRDVNCMNYWESYAERGSYNSAIRVFQKIIEMSADNIYAKLQIAPNKSTIRMHPEAISEIDDLLLSHPDYLPGLKDAAEAHIGLANNLKLQHLYGRCKEHLQLAINHLQRALLSPSNQNMFLRWRLTANVCVQVARMPRSLAYLEVAGRLARFVEEASVLKIKDLFTLAARFYTCAIKLKSNTFIWYEFASCCYHCVIYXDEASKKLHVVINACKMAINEQHDRWQNWNLLGVINLHKPINNLALAQHCFIQALTIDRKSYMAWTNLGTLCLKLVEVKLXNQAFQRAQQSNPIYGNAWIGQAMITEAIGEEEEALDLFRHCQQFEYHPESSLGYAHWVCSVLTDAEKCKIPHYRHAIDGMHADVVALDAINWYTVNEERDSTHAALPFQGFLNIRQKHYRPVEMAYLQVIDALSAGEERDKLLTNLGYLYLKMKLPNDAINVFNRITHASVKAIIDLALAFVCAAQHQESYSVYNSVLKTLTDXNDNRAGMILVAMAAMGYASQGEADTKTILYQCILLKNSP from the exons ATGCCAGGCTTCAGCGCTGTAAACAATCTCAGCGGTATTTATCAGCAGCTGAAAGAAGAGGAACTGAATGGGGCCTTGTTGAGCAACACGCTAAAATTCATGAGATCTGGTGAATCGAGGGAGGTACATTACAAGCTAGGCTTGCactattttaatattaataaatgGGATGATGCTATACAATCATTCCGCACTGCTATTAAACGGGATGTCAACTGCATGAACTATTGGGAATCATATGCCGAACGTGGTTCTTATAATTCTGCTATACGTGTCTTTCAGAAAATAATAGAGATGAGTGCTGATAACATTTATGCCAAACTACAAATCGCTCCGAATAAATCGACTATTCGGATGCATCCTGAAGCTATATCAGAAATTGATGATTTGTTACTATCTCATCCCGACTATTTACCTGGCTTGAAAGACGCAGCTGAAGCGCACATTGGTTTGGCCAATAATCTAAAGCTGCAACATCTATACGGGCGTTGTAAAGAgcatttacaattggctattaATCATTTACAAAGGGCTTTGCTGTCACCAAGCAATCAAAACATGTTTTTgcgttggcgcttaaccgctaaTGTATGTGTACAAGTAGCTCGCATGCCCCGCTCATTGGCATATTTGGAAGTGGCGGGAAGGTTGGCAAGGTTCGTAGAGGAAGCAagcgttttaaaaataaaagatcTTTTTACATTGGCAGCCAGATTTTACACATGTGCCATAAAGTTGAAGTCGAATACCTTTATTTGGTACGAGTTTGCTTCATGTTGTTATCATTGTGTCATTT TTGATGAAGCCTCTAAGAAATTGCATGTGGTAATCAATGCTTGTAAAATGGCAATAAATGAGCAACACGATCGTTGGCAAAACTGGAATCTGCTAGGAGTCATCAATTTGCATAAGCCAATTAATAATTTGGCATTAGCGCAACACTGCTTCATACAAGCTTTAACAATTGACCGCAAATCATACATGGCTTGGACAAATCTAGGTACTCTGTGTTTAAAATTAGTGGAAGTAAAAC GCAATCAGGCATTTCAGCGTGCGCAACAATCAAATCCTATTTATGGTAATGCGTGGATTGGGCAAGCTATGATAACTGAAGCTATTGGCGAAGAGGAAGAAGCTTTAGATCTCTTTAGACATTGCCAACAATTTGAATATCATCCGGAATCTTCATTAGGCTATGCGCATTGGGTGTGTTCCGTGTTGACAGATgctgaaaaatgtaaaataccACATTATCGTCATGCTATTGATGGCATGCATGCGGATGTAGTCGCATTAGATGCAATAAACTGGTATACTGTTAATGAAGAAAGAGATTCAACACATGCAGCTCTCCCCTTTCAAGGTTTCTTAAATATACGACAAAAGCATTATCGCCCCGTGGAGATGGCCTATCTACAAGTAATTGATGCGTTGTCAGCTGGCGAAGAGCGTGATAAGTTGTTAACGAATTTAGgttatttgtatttaaaaatgaagCTACCAAACGATGCCATTAATGTTTTTAATCGTATAACACACGCGTCAGTAAAAGCAATAATTGATTTGGCTTTAGCCTTTGTATGTGCCGCTCAACATCAAGAATCATATTCGGTGTATAATTCCGTATTAAAAACTTTGACAG GAAATGATAATAGAGCAGGCATGATATTGGTGGCCATGGCAGCAATGGGGTACGCTTCGCAAGGAGAAGCGGACACAAAGACAATACTGTATCAATGCATTCTTTTGAAGAACTCTCCATAA